Proteins encoded by one window of Brienomyrus brachyistius isolate T26 chromosome 1, BBRACH_0.4, whole genome shotgun sequence:
- the asz1 gene encoding ankyrin repeat, SAM and basic leucine zipper domain-containing protein 1 isoform X1 translates to MKRRVGMPAGEETDTDDDWDVGYQRRDGKGSHVSVPGSEEDPAVILKKAVSTGDAELVGHLLDSGVAVETRLGLDWTLLMGAVCGGHYKLAKLLLDRGAGANFSSDRCTVLMAACTASASEDQIVQCVELLLSRNADPNVPNKSGMTALMMAARDGYCQLINLLVSHGAKINLQDCNGYTALATAAQYGQENVVRKLLQLGADKSIKTREGRRALDVARIQRHTQISRLLMCSGDDSGDVEMSCKEKTLSNFFRQNPEPFSAPAVSSARLSDVGVLLHGLDLERLANLLDNDITWTDLSTMEKADLEKVGITNPEDQKKILDAVSTMNLDSIAPDALSQLGNIDSRSEDLYTLLVSLRQQCCCLTEVVQDALKKFPKQPSELILTLDPKRESQTVCSQLLLQIEDLQKEVTCMRGLFDRMDPSEDPCGLPWAARRGSWKRRVLMSCAVGVLCSGLICVLSHVRSPKVL, encoded by the exons ATGAAGCGGCGCGTCGGCATGCCTGCCGGCGAGGAAACCGACACTGACGACGACTGGGACGTGGGATATCAGAGGAGAGACGGCAAG GGTTCACATGTTTCCGTACCGGGGAGTGAGGAAGACCCAGCAGTGATCCTTAAAAAGGCCGTCAGCACTGGAGATGCCGAGCTTGTCGGCCACCTGCTGGACAGCG GTGTGGCTGTGGAGACTCGTCTTGGCTTGGACTGGACGCTACTCATGGGCGCTGTCTGTGGGGGCCATTACAAGCTGGCCAAGCTTCTGCTCGACCGGGGGGCTGGTGCAAACTTTAGCAGCG ATCGGTGCACTGTACTGATGGCTGCCTGTACTGCGTCTGCCTCAGAAGACCAGATTGTCCAGTGTGTGGAACTACTTCTGTCCAGGAACGCCGATCCCAACGTGCCCAATAA GTCTGGGATGACGGCTCTCATGATGGCAGCCAGAGATGGCTATTGTCAACTGATTAATCTTCTGGTTTCTCATGGAGCGAAGATCAACCTCCAAGATTGTAACGGATACACG GCTCTTGCAACAGCAGCTCAGTATGGTCAAGAAAATGTTGTGAGGAAGCTTCTGCAGCTCGGGGCTGACAAGAGCATCAAGACGAGGGAGGGGAGGAGAGCATTGGATGTTGCCAGGATACAGAGACACACTCAG ATTTCTAGGCTCCTAATGTGCTCCGGAGACGACAGTGGAGATGTGGAAATGTCATGCAAGGAAAAAACACTCTCCAACTTCTTCAGACAAAATCCTGAGCCATTCAGTGCTCCTGCAGTGAG TTCGGCCAGACTCTCTGATGTTGGAGTGCTTCTGCATGGACTCGATTTGGAGCGCCTTGCGAACTTGCTG GATAATGACATAACCTGGACCGATCTTTCAACAATGGAGAAGGCAGACTTGGAAAAA GTAGGCATCACAAACCCAGAAGATCAGAAGAAGATCTTGGACGCAGTGTCGACAATGAACCTGGACTCCATAGCACCAGATGCTCTTTCACAACTGGGGAACATCGACAGCCG AAGTGAAGATCTGTACACCCTGCTGGTCAGCCTTAGACAGCAATGTTGCTGCCTCACTGAGGTGGTTCAGGACGCCTTAAAGAAGTTTCCCAAACAGCCCTCTGAG CTCATCCTGACCTTGGACCCCAAGCGGGAGTCACAGACTGTCTGCAGCCAGCTGCTCCTGCAGATCGAGGACCTACAGAAGGAGGTGACGTGTATGAGGGGCCTGTTTGACAGG ATGGACCCCAGCGAGGACCCCTGTGGGCTGCCCTGGGCTGCCCGACGCGGCAGCTGGAAGAGGAGGGTCCTGATGAGCTGTGCTGTGGGTGTCCTCTGCAGCGGCCTGATCTGTGTGCTTTCACACGTTCGAAGCCCCAAGGTCCTGTAA
- the asz1 gene encoding ankyrin repeat, SAM and basic leucine zipper domain-containing protein 1 isoform X2, whose protein sequence is MKRRVGMPAGEETDTDDDWDVGYQRRDGKGSHVSVPGSEEDPAVILKKAVSTGDAELVGHLLDSDRCTVLMAACTASASEDQIVQCVELLLSRNADPNVPNKSGMTALMMAARDGYCQLINLLVSHGAKINLQDCNGYTALATAAQYGQENVVRKLLQLGADKSIKTREGRRALDVARIQRHTQISRLLMCSGDDSGDVEMSCKEKTLSNFFRQNPEPFSAPAVSSARLSDVGVLLHGLDLERLANLLDNDITWTDLSTMEKADLEKVGITNPEDQKKILDAVSTMNLDSIAPDALSQLGNIDSRSEDLYTLLVSLRQQCCCLTEVVQDALKKFPKQPSELILTLDPKRESQTVCSQLLLQIEDLQKEVTCMRGLFDRMDPSEDPCGLPWAARRGSWKRRVLMSCAVGVLCSGLICVLSHVRSPKVL, encoded by the exons ATGAAGCGGCGCGTCGGCATGCCTGCCGGCGAGGAAACCGACACTGACGACGACTGGGACGTGGGATATCAGAGGAGAGACGGCAAG GGTTCACATGTTTCCGTACCGGGGAGTGAGGAAGACCCAGCAGTGATCCTTAAAAAGGCCGTCAGCACTGGAGATGCCGAGCTTGTCGGCCACCTGCTGGACAGCG ATCGGTGCACTGTACTGATGGCTGCCTGTACTGCGTCTGCCTCAGAAGACCAGATTGTCCAGTGTGTGGAACTACTTCTGTCCAGGAACGCCGATCCCAACGTGCCCAATAA GTCTGGGATGACGGCTCTCATGATGGCAGCCAGAGATGGCTATTGTCAACTGATTAATCTTCTGGTTTCTCATGGAGCGAAGATCAACCTCCAAGATTGTAACGGATACACG GCTCTTGCAACAGCAGCTCAGTATGGTCAAGAAAATGTTGTGAGGAAGCTTCTGCAGCTCGGGGCTGACAAGAGCATCAAGACGAGGGAGGGGAGGAGAGCATTGGATGTTGCCAGGATACAGAGACACACTCAG ATTTCTAGGCTCCTAATGTGCTCCGGAGACGACAGTGGAGATGTGGAAATGTCATGCAAGGAAAAAACACTCTCCAACTTCTTCAGACAAAATCCTGAGCCATTCAGTGCTCCTGCAGTGAG TTCGGCCAGACTCTCTGATGTTGGAGTGCTTCTGCATGGACTCGATTTGGAGCGCCTTGCGAACTTGCTG GATAATGACATAACCTGGACCGATCTTTCAACAATGGAGAAGGCAGACTTGGAAAAA GTAGGCATCACAAACCCAGAAGATCAGAAGAAGATCTTGGACGCAGTGTCGACAATGAACCTGGACTCCATAGCACCAGATGCTCTTTCACAACTGGGGAACATCGACAGCCG AAGTGAAGATCTGTACACCCTGCTGGTCAGCCTTAGACAGCAATGTTGCTGCCTCACTGAGGTGGTTCAGGACGCCTTAAAGAAGTTTCCCAAACAGCCCTCTGAG CTCATCCTGACCTTGGACCCCAAGCGGGAGTCACAGACTGTCTGCAGCCAGCTGCTCCTGCAGATCGAGGACCTACAGAAGGAGGTGACGTGTATGAGGGGCCTGTTTGACAGG ATGGACCCCAGCGAGGACCCCTGTGGGCTGCCCTGGGCTGCCCGACGCGGCAGCTGGAAGAGGAGGGTCCTGATGAGCTGTGCTGTGGGTGTCCTCTGCAGCGGCCTGATCTGTGTGCTTTCACACGTTCGAAGCCCCAAGGTCCTGTAA